The Antedon mediterranea chromosome 11, ecAntMedi1.1, whole genome shotgun sequence genome window below encodes:
- the LOC140062858 gene encoding uncharacterized protein — MVNGSWSGEEPKCSTDKNVNSTQSNNEPNLTMIVILSVTLNVGLVSAVLVMLLYRYRGRCVCKSEREIQEQTTRECKVIEENAAYESSQDVMLHVYDVIQI, encoded by the exons ATGGTAAACGGTTCGTGGTCTGGTGAAGAACCAAAATGTTCAA CTGATAAAAACGTCAACTCTACTCAGTCGAATAACGAACCAA atttgaCTATGATAGTGATTTTATCTGTGACCTTGAATGTGGGCCTTGTGAGTGCTGTATTAGTAATGTTATTATACAG ATATCGTGGTCGATGTGTGTGTAAATCAGAGAGAGAAATACAAGAACAAACTACTCGTGAATGTAAGGTGATTGAAGAGAATGCCGCTTATGAGAGTTCTCAAGATGTAATGCTGCATGTTTATGATGTCATTCAGATATAA